The sequence TAAACCACAAATGTCTTCATGACCTACAGCAAAAAAACCCAGCCTCCTCAGAACCAAGTAACAGAGAGCAACAGTGTCTCCCCCTGACCTGGCCCGGGGACCAGGCGGCACCAAGCACAGAAAAACACTAACTACTTGTTTATACGCTGCAAGCCTGTGTGTGCAGTGATCTGCATAACAGAACTGCTCAGGGGTGTCTCTTTGTGTGCTTTCCAGCTCCCATGTTAATCACTGATCCAGCTGACTCTGGATTTACCAATGTCCCAGCGCTGTGAGCCCAGCCttgcaaataaaaccaaaatgttataaagagaagggtgcATGAGAACATCGTTAGAGTGTCTGTGGGTGTAAGTGTGTGTAAGTGCTAGGGAGAAGGGAGCCAGccaggctgccagggagaggTGATTCTGACGGTCAGGGTGCTAGGGAGAAGGAAACTGGCTATGCAGCTGCCCAAGGTGTCAGGGAGAAGGGGGTAATCTGGCAGCTGATTGGGTTCCTCTCCCTCATTCACTCTCTTTGAAATGACTCTTCCGTGTTTAAGAATAGTGAGCTCATTGGGCATGGATCCAAGTTCTGAGTGAGCAGCCAACCCCTGGAAATAGGGGCTGCCAGGGTTCGAAAGTAGATTGGGTCATAGTCTTAATTGGAGGGATTGAGGAGAGTGACTAGCAGCTGGGAGATGGGGCTGGTCACAGAACTAATCTACAGGGAGTCCTGCCCTGATTCTCCTGCTGAAACCTCCTCAAGATGCTTCTGGAGTGAGAAGTGGCAGCTGAGTGagatgggaggagagtgggggagaaAACAGGAGTGAGACATAGGGGGGCTGGAAACACTTCTCAAATGTCCCTCATTTTAAGGATCCTAACTCATGTTTAGCCCCAAAGTTACCTATAGGCCACACAACTTCACAAAtttgattcccctcccccaccaattaTTGCGGACCATTATTACATGAGAAATAAAGAATCACAAAATGGAGGTTCCAGAAAGTGAATTATGCTGAGAAAGGATTGCTACAGCATGTTCGGTATCTGCATCAATAACTATTTTGTGCCTCTCACTTAAGGTCTTCGTCACACACCACATCCCATGCTTGGGCTTTGGCAGGTCAAAAGGTACGGGACTGGGTTGGGGTCTGGGGCTAAtcctgggagaagggggtgggtggAGACTAGGCCAGAGTAAAGGGTTTGTTTGGGGGCCAGCAGAAATTACACGTTGGCTAAACAAAGATGGATGCATCTGAAAACTGGAATAATGAATCGGTTGGGGATAACCTGACACCAGGACTCCTCTCTTCTTATTGCTAATACCTGCAAGAGAAAACGTGATGTATGCTGGGCTTCCAAGAACACTGGGGTCCATTGTATCTGCCTGCCCTCAATAACAAGCACCAAagctcagggccccattttgAGGCAGTGGATAGTCAGTCTCTCGCTCTCTCGATTAAGCATTTCAAATACGAGAACTTGTTTAAACTTCCCTCATCTGAAttgtcccagtccagagcctggACGCTGACTGTGCAAATGACCAACCCACTACaaatgctgcaggaagcagccccTGGCAGAACCAGAGTCCTAGGAAATTGACATACCATTCATTCCTTTGCTGCTTTTTCCACACAAATCCAAACAGGGCATAGGAGACAGACGCTTTGGAGAAGCCAGTGTGGAAGAGACATAGAGGGCaagactgcaggggcttcaggaGGGCTGGCAGGAGGCAGTGGTTAGATTAGGTTAGACCACAAGGTATCAGAGGGCTCGAGAGGCTGTGGGACTGGCAGAGCTGTAGGTGGAAGAAGAGGGTAAGCTTTGGAATTTCAGGGTCTCATGGGAGGTCTTAGAGGCTGCAGGGTCTTGCTGGGAGGACTTAGACTTTGAGGCAGTTGGTTTTAGGGGCTGGGGGATAATGGAGCAAAAGTCTGATGGGTTTTATTGTTTACACAGATTCATGTAAGGCCCAAGGAATGTGATGAATCTAATGTGCTGGGAGGGGCTGATAAGGAGATTTTTGGGGCCAAGAGAATAggtagagggagagagctgcaGCAGGCCAGAGCTAGTGGGAGGGGGGTGGTTTTTGAGGGCAAGAAAGCAGTGAAGGGGGGGACCAGTCCAGGTgtcagggagagtggggggaaagAGGCTGATGGTAGAAGGGTGGGGGACAAGCTATGCGTATAAGCAAGCTTCCAGGAGTAAGGGGCCAGTGGGTAGAGCACCAGAGCCAGGGGGAGACTGGTAAGGTCGGGCTGTAGGAGGCAATAGGGCCTGGTGGTTACAACAAGCACATAAATCTGGATGATTCTTTCTGAAAGGCAATGCAGCTGAGACTTGGGTTTGCCATATTAGAACCAGGTTCtattccttatctgtaaaatggggagaatgagaCTTGCTTGTCTCACTGAGAAGAATGTGAAGCCTTGCTCATGAATAAGGGTTGTGAAATGCACAGAAATATAAACAGCCGAGAGTGAAAGAGGTATGACTTCaactccaggagtcctggctcccagctctgtgcaccTTCACCAGGGTATTTTGTGGAGGAGGGTCTGTTTCCCACAATGTTTAGGGCAAGCAACAGACTGGGTGGGCAGTGGCAGGAGACCTGCCTGGGGAAAGATAGGCAGGCCAGAGAGTGGGTGCGGAAGGGTGATAGCTAGCAGGCCAGGTAAGAAAACATTCAATTTTTCTTGCTCTGAGTTGATGGAACAAGAGTAGAAATCAAATCCAGGGCTGATCCCTGGGCAAGAAGTTTCTGGCCCTTTGATTCTCTTTCTGTTGTAATTGTAGAAGCAGCAGGAGGGtgttgcaggggctgaggcgGAAGCTGTTGGGGGTCCAAGCCAATCAGTCTGTATCCAAGCTCCCTTCCCAGTGTCTGAGTTCCCCACATGGCTCCCAGCTACAGGCAGAGCCCTTCCTGAAGGCTTCTCTGCTTTTACATTTTGCTTTTGGAACTGAGATCTTCCCAGCTTCTTCTTGTTTTTCTGCTCACGTTCTGGAAGGTGTGAGAGCACATAGTAGTGAAggtgctggccctttaagaagTCCTGCTGGCCTGAGTGTCTTGAGACAATAGCCATTATCACTTTAGCTTTGGAAGTGACCCCTGAATCTGCACTCCTTTCATCTTGGATACAAGAGCACTTGAGGATGGACTATttcctggtgggggaggggaggagctgagacCCCTTCACACAAGCCAAAGCCAATCACTCCAGATGGTTCACTCCAGATCTGAAACcagttccagtctgaatgtggGACCCAGCTGAGAAAGTGGAGCCTGCTGCGCTTCCTGCTGCAGGATTTAAATGTCCAGGGAACTGCCTTGCAGAGGGAGCAAGGCAAGCAGCAGCCGCCGGGGATTGGCTGGTGTGAGCTCTAGTGCTCTGCCCAACAAGCAAGGTGAGTCCAGGGGAGATTCCCAAAGCCCAGCCCTGGCTCAGGAGGGAATCTTCATTCCAAGGGTGAAAGCCAGGCGTGGGCCGGACTGCAGGAAGCGCAGCCCAGGTCAGCAGGGTCCAAACGCTTCGGGCTTGAGTAGAGGGGGAAGCTGTGCAATCACCCCCGGACGCGGAGCAGCTGCAGGGTGGTGCCCAGGGGGCTGCGGCGGCTACCAGGGAAGTCCCTGCCTCACCCACTCTCtctattccccccctccccataacTCCCCGCCGGCCCCAAGCCCTGCTCTGGAGCCGCCACCTCCCCATGCGAACTAGGCCTCCCAGGGCAGTTTCACTGGCTCCTCACTCCCCTCTTGGGGGATGGGGCCTCTCAGCCCATCTCTGGAACGGAGCGTGAGGAACCTTTGTATTGTCTCTCCATGTGGACTTTGCCCCAGGACATAATTGTCCAGAAAATGCCTTTCCTCCTTTCAAGGACAATAAACCCGGTTTCTTCCCCCCAATCCCCCATACATagttcctccttccccctcccccactgccttcTGGCCATTTGAAACCCCTGCATGTCTGAGGGTGAAAAGAGCCCCCACTAGTCACACTTTGTCTCCCTTAAATTCCACCTCCCCACGCACACGagcttccctgtgctgcagcagggCCAGAGAGCTACCAGCAGAGGGAACCCACAACGCTAGTCACAGGGCTGTGTTGTCATCCATGACATCACAAATAAAGCTGCCCATGAATTGGAGTAGAGCCTTCCACATCTAGGGCCCAGCTTCCAATCTGGACCCATATGGGGCTAATGGTGCAGAGGGAACTGGCTGGTTTAGGGAATGGGACACAGGGCCTCCCCCCTTCTCTGGAGTTTCAGTTGGACCCCAGGACATACATGAGATATTAGTGGATTTTTCAGACCCTTCCTGAGCCCATCTATCTCCTAGTGAGCATGGGAGCTGAAGCCATCAATATCTGTGCAGCATCGGAactttgattcttttttttttttttggtcaaggcTTCTAGTCTTCATGGCTGTGAGAAACTTTCCAAACATGATGTCATTTTCCTGGGCTTGCAGGCAGCTCCAGTGCTGTCACTGCTGCTTAGAGCTTACCCAAGCATCCATAAAGGGAAGTTCACAAGGCTCTGTTCAGCTTCACTGCAGCTGTGGGCAGCCCTGGTGCCTAGACTACAAACATGGCTTTGACATAGTGTAATACATTTAAAGGGCTTTTCACTATCTCAGTTAAGCTAACACAAATGGAAAAATGCCCCAACTGAATATTGGGTCAAATTCACATGGTTGCTGTTTGAGGAACTGAAGGCGTTTATGGGTGTGTTAAGATGAATGGGGCAGCTCACACCTTAGAGCTATTGTgtcgtgctgctggaggactcaggtcttgtctacactagaaagttttgcCACTTTACTGGGACAGTTAAAGTCTCTGCACCCACACcccgctcccacccccaaacCAGGACTGAGTCAGACATAACTatcaggcctagtctacactagaaaattttaTACCCGTATAACAGTGTtgtggttggggggggaggaggtgactTTTTTTATATCTATTCTATTATAGCCCTAGTGTGACtgcagttatgctggtataaggTTCCTTATATCAGTAAAACATATTTCCCCTCCCAAATTGGAATAAGTTGCACAAGTATAAGTACCTTTATACCACTATAACTGTATCCGCAAGAACGGGattgttttgtgtttttactATCCTGCTATCCTTAAAACGACAAAGCTatctagtatagacaagccctttacGCTCATGTTTTCAAGCATCTCTCTATAACCATAAGGGATGGAAATGCTATTTTTGCCcttgaaatgaaagctgagagtctgtTGTGGTCATGTGACTCCCAGGGATGACAATCTAGGCACATGCTTATTGTGTCTGTGCCTTAATCCAGCTCTGAGTAGAATAGCAAAGATTCCTTCGTCCCCCCAGCATCCAGGAGGCTTTAGGGAAGGGTGGAATAGTAGACCCTTCCCCTAATGGCTCTGGGTAGGGTGTGGAAAGAGAGCTGCTTCTCCTCTTCCTGCTGCAAAGGAGTGGGCAGTGGCTTCAAATTCATGAGATGCCTACTAGCCAGAGACTAATATGAAAGCTACAGCCCCTGACCAGGGTTCGGGATAGCACCCTAGTGGGAATTCCTGCATGTGCCTCCAGCCCAGCAACTGGAGGCAGGGCTTCTCACCATGCCCCTGGACCTCCCTGCTGGCCACATCCCAGGCTTTTGTGAGCCTCTGGTATTAGGTGTCTGGGCTCCAGGATTTGAGGAATAGGCTATGAAGCTTCACCTCTAGGTCATAGGTTCAAATGTGATGTTGGCCAGTGGTGGTGTATCCCTGGGCTACCCAGCCAGCTGGCACTATGTGTAATGAGCCTGTGACTGAAGTACGGTGCCTAGAGGAGAGGTGCCCAAATCACAAGTGGCCGCCTTGTTGCCAAAGCAAAGGGGCCAAGGAGTCGGACCTTGGGGACTAGTCTCCACAGAGGAGGGCTGGCCACATCTAGAAGGAGGTGGTGGGTGCTGGGAGCTTGCTTTGGTAGAGCTGCTTTGGGGATGAAACCAAGCCCATTGTTTCAAAGCTGGCAATCCAGCACCTTGGGGCAGCTCCAAGCTCCACTCTTCCACCACCCTAGCCCAGTCCTGCTGGATCCCTGTGCTGTCTGAAGCAAGGGGTCTGCATTTGGGATCCATGCAGCAGCCCTTGGCTCAGGCTATCAGCAGCAGGAGTTGGACGTGGTGTGAGAGCAGCAAGCTTAGCCCTGAGGAGTAGGGTTAAAGCGGTGGTTCTCCCCCTTGTCCATACCGTGACCTTGTGTTACTAGAGAAAAAGGTTTGGGACACCCCTTCCATTTCATCATAAGGAAGAGAGGCTGTTCATGACCCCCAAATCAACAACCCACAGTGAGAGCATCTTACTTGGTCTCTTActccctgggctgggagtggtgtgggggtAGCACATTCAACCTGATGGGGAATGACCACCTCgctccctgggctgggagtggaggaTGCAGTGGCAGGATGTGGCAAGTCAAGTCCTGTGGGGTGGGCTGTGTCAGCCCTTGCAAAAGGGTTTCATTGACACACACTCTGCAAGACCCTCCTGAGTGACGGGCAAATCTTGGTCTCCTAACAAACCAACAAACCTAAGGAGCAGAGGTGATGGGGTGGCCAAAACAGGTACAGGTGCCTGCTTCCTCCTTGCCCTGGGGATGCTCAACACCTGCTctgacccaggccctgcccccaccccaacccttcctccaagcccccatctctgccccacctcttcccactcccactttgccccctcccccgagcgcaccccagctgtgctcctccccctctccccagcacctcctgcacaccgcagaacagctgatcatggcggGTGGGAGATGGCTGCCAGCagatgctaagcacccactaatttttttccatgccTATGAAAgtatggagttggtgcctatgaaaACAGGTGACCAAGATGTGTGGCCTGTCTGAACACTGCTTCACAAAGCACCTCTCTGACAGCCTCAGTGAGAATACAGATGTAGCCCTGAGCCCAAATGGCAAACCCAGATGCAACTGTACTAGGACTTGAGGGCAAGTCTGGTTCCCAGCTATGGGGCTTTGTCCTATCTCTGCATGAAGCCCCCTGGACACTTTCCCCTGTGACGATGCTGATGGTGACGTTCAATCCTGCCTgtaatgtgctaggtgctttccagTCATAAAAGAAGGCCGTGTCCTGAAGAGTCCACAATCTGAGACCAGccagaacataaaaacggccatactgggtcagaccaatggtccaactagttcagtatcttgtcttccgatagcggccagtgccaggtgcttcagagggaatgaacagaacaggcaatcaagtgattatcccctgtcgtccactcctatcttctggtgaacagaggctcagagcatggtgttgcatccctgcccatcctggataatagccattgatggacctatcctccatgaacttatctagtttgtgggtttttattttgttgggttttttttttttttaaaccctctatAGttctgaccttcacaacatcccttggcaaagagttccacaagttgacagtGCATTGAGTGAAGAAgtactttttcatttgttttaaacctgcagcctattaatttcattgggtgacccctagttcttgtgttatgtgaaggagtaaataactccttattcactttctccacaccagtcaagattttatagacctttatcatatcctctccccccgcccaccctccccaatcatctcttttccaagatgaaaagtcttttttttttttttttcaatttctcctcatacggaagccattctatacccctaatcattttagttgctcttctcttatcttttccaattctaatatatcttttttgagatgtggcgtCCAGAtccgcagtattcaagatgtgggcgtaccagggatttatatagcggcattatgatattttctgtcgtatctatctctttcctaatggttcccaacattcagttcacttttttgactgacgctgcacgttaagcagatgttttcagagaactatccacaatgactccaagatctctttgagtggtaacagctaatttagaccccaccattttgtatgtatagttgggattatgtttttcaatgtgcattaccagtactttgcatttatcaacattgaatttcatctgccattttgttgcctagtcacccaattttgtgagacccctttgtaactcttcacagtctgctttggactaactatcttgagtaattttgaattgtctgcaaattttgccacctcaccatttACCCCTGGAAAAGGGAAACCAGTACAGAGGTGACTTGGCCCTAGCATAACAAAACAAAGGGTTAATAATAGCACGGTGGCCTTTGTTTTGTCAAGGTAATGTTTGCCTCACTGCCTCCGGATGTCAGTGTGGTCTATGGACAGAGCACCTGACTAGCAGTCAGAAGAGTTGAGTCCTAGTCCTGGTTTGGATTTCATCTCTGGGGTGTCTGTCCCCCCTTCTGTCTGTCATATCTGTGGATACTGTAAGCTCTTGGGGAAGGGGACTCTCTCCCTCTGACATTTCACAATGCCTAGCACGATAGGGCCCAATTTTGGTTAGAGCCTCTAGGCATTAGTGTTAGACAAATAATAAGGTTACTTGCAGGCATCACAATAGAGGTGAGtcttcagccaggctctgaaTGAGGAGAGGATGGGGACCTTGTGGACCAGCTAAGAAAGGATGTGCCATGCAGAGCAGGTGGCATGGAAGAAGGCACAGCTATACTTGTAGGAGAAACAAAGAAACAACATGTTGAGGCTGCATCATTTAGGGGtgtggcggggaaggggtggctgTCAGAGTGTAGGGCAGATAAATAAGGAGGCACAGGATTATGCAGGACCTTGAAGGAGTGATAAGAAGTTTGAATTTGATATGGTGGAAAagaggagccagtggagggatacAAAGAGAGAAACATGTTCTGAGATCATGGAATACAGCTTTAATGGACTGTATGGCGGGGGGGCTATGTGGGTGCCAGGGATGCCAGGAAAGAGTGTAGAGTAACCAAGAGGGGAAATAAGGGACTGGACTGGAGTTTTTGGCTTGTGATTAGAGAAATGGCTGGCTCTCAGGCTGGTATAAAACAAGGAGGGACAGGATTTGgacacagagtttaaggccagaagggaccactagatcatttagtctgacttcctgtatatcacaggtcaccaCCCACACACTACTAAACCCAACAAGATGGCCTGGATGTAGAGAGATGGAGGAGGCTTTGATATCCTGTTGTTAAAGTTTCCACAATGACTAGGGTGTACAGCCAGATCATCCCTGTGCCAGCACTGAGGGGAGGCAACTGGCACTCTCCTGACCCTGGGGCTGCCTCCTCAGCCCTTGGCAGAGGCTAAGCCTCAGCTGCACCCTTTTCCTGCCTCCTCCGCTGCCATAGTGTCTGTAGGCATTGCAACAGCAGGGAATAACTGGACTGTGGGAatgcctcctgctcctcccaccctggAATGTCCCTGCTGAGGGATTGCAGAGGCCCTTTGTGCTGGCATTATTCATCAGGAGGGCCTTTATTCCAGTGCCAAAGGGCAAGGATGACTTGGGTCCTAGATTCCTGAAATCACTCTTGCTTCATACACTTAGCCCTTCTACAGTGAGTGGCATGTGCCACCTGGTGGCGTAAAGGGAACTACAACCACAAtttattgcagaagttggaagatgtgtATTGCACTGTCATGGTACAGACTCACCAGGATCGGTATCGAGAGCTTTGTTGTTCTTTTCACAGCTGGGATCATTGTCTGAGGCTTCACTCCTTCACCTGACCAGGCAGAGGGAGTGCTCTGAATTAGACTGTCCCATTTATTTGGTAGAAAGCTCCTTGAGAACAGGCTCTGTGTTTCCTCTGTGCTTTGTACAGCCCTGTGTGCAATGTTGCTTTCTAACAAACTCATTCTCACAGGAAAGCTGGTGACTGAGGGGAGTGGCCATTCCCCTCTCCTGGTGCTGTTGTTGGATAATAAAATGAATACACCCTTTTTTCCCTTTGAGATTCCCAGGTTTTACCGTTTGAGGTAAGTGTTGGGCTTATTGTGGGCCTGAGCACAAAGCCAGGCACAGAACAGACAAAGTGTACGCTTTTCCTCTTCACAGCTCTGCCCAGGCACCAAACTCCTggtctgcagcaccccctgctcttcCATCCTTGCCTCCCGCCCTCAAGCTGTACTCTCCTACACCTTGCTTCAAATCACTCTGGCCAGCCTGTCCTCTCTGGAGGCCATCAGTGCCATTTTATACATTGGCCACAAGAGGTCACTTGAGAGCAACACAAGATTTATCCCTTGCCCATGTTTGTGTGTGGTGACCCAGGATTCCTCCTTTGAATCTGGAGGACTGAGAGCAAGAGCAGCCCCCTTgagagtgggggtgaggggttggtAGGCAtggtctctgctggagagctggaGCTCACATCATTTGAATTCTTGTCTTGCAGGATGATCCAGCGGCACCAGCTAGTGCAGTCTGTACTGCAGGAGCTACAGGAGGCCACCGAATGCTTTGGGCTAGAGGGCCTAACAAGTGCAGCCCTGGAGGCTGAGAGGACCTTGTCCTCTTTCTCCCTACCCAGCTACTGCGGGAGGCAGTTCCAGGAAGAGTTGGAAGTTGACCGGGTGGCAAGAAGCCTGTATCCGGAGGATGCCCCCAGCAACATGCTGCCTCTggtctgcaagggggaggggaaccaCCTGTTTGAGGCAGCTAGTGTGCTGCTATGGGGGAACCCTAGCCTGAGTCTGGAGCTGCAGGTGCGCACAGTTGTGGAGATGCTGCTGCACAAGCATTACTACCTGAATGGCATGATTGACTCCAAGGTGATGCTACAGGCTGCCCGCTACTCCCTCTGCACCGAGGAATCCCCTGAGATGACCAGTCTGCCTCTGGCCATCCTCGAGGCCATTTTTGATGCTGACATCAAGGCCACTTGTTTCCCTGGCACCTTTGCCAACATGTGGCATGTCTATGCCCTGGCCTCGGTGCTGCAGTGTAACATCTACTCCATCTATCCCATGAGCAACTTGAAGATCCGGCCATACTTCAACCGCCTCATCCGGCCCAGGAAGTGTGGCCCGCAGACCTCCACGCTCCACATCATGTGGTCAGGGCAGCAGCTCTCCTCACAGGTCTTCAAAGCACAGTACTTTGTGGCTGTGGTAGGCCTGGAAGAACTGGAACCCACAagccctcccccagagcctccagtCCAGCCAGTCCAGACTCTGGAACTGCTGAAGAGTGACCCCCGGCTGACCTACTTTAACCTGTGTGACCGCTACAGCATCACCAAGAGCACCTTCTACCGCTGGAAGCGCCAGTCCCGGGAGCACAGGCAGAaagcagccaccaggtttgcAGCCAAACACTTCCTGCAGTCTTGCTTCCAAGAGGGCAATGTGATCCCTCTTCAGCACTTCCGACAAATGTTCCCAGAAATCTCCCGCTCCACTTACTACGCTTGGAAGCACGAGATGCAGAGCATGGTCAATGGCGGCGATACctctgctccagctgaggccatgGTGTCACGGGAGCTTCATGGAGACCATCAAAAAAAGCCCCACCCAGACAGGGATGATGCAGCAAAGTCAGAGGGGGGCCTAAGGTCAAAGATCCCTCCCCTGGAGCCCAACCAAGCAGGAATCTTCATGCAAGGAGCCAAGTCATACCTAGAGAAATGCATTGCCATGAACACTCTGGTGCCCTACAGGTGCTTCAAGCGCAGCTTCCCTGGTATCTCCAGGTCCACCTACTACAACTGGCGGAGAAAAGCCATTAAGGGGAACCCCAACTTCaaaccccctcagcctccctcagTCAGCCAGAAGCCCCTAGTGAAAGGGAAGGCATACCTGCCATTCAAGCCTGGAAATCTGCCTGGCAGGAAAAGGCTGAACGGACACCGGCCAGAGCCCAGAAGTCTCCTCCAGCTCAAACCCTCTCTCTATAACTGGAGAAAGCAGCTTAGAGACATGGCCAAGAGGCATGTCCAGCAGTGGCGGCTGCCATTCTGCAAGTTCCGCCTGCGCTATCCAGGCTTCTCCTCCACAGCCTATTGGTTCTGGAAGAGAAGCAGCCAGCAGATGAACAAGCATCCTCTCTGGACCAGCTCATCCCAACAGCAGAGTCAGGTCATCTCTGAGGCTCCTGGAAAAGCAGAGCCTGGGATCAAACCACAGTCACAAATGGAAGTGGCTCCCAGGCATCTAGACAAGCAGGCATCAGTCACCCCCTACAATGCCACAATC is a genomic window of Malaclemys terrapin pileata isolate rMalTer1 chromosome 4, rMalTer1.hap1, whole genome shotgun sequence containing:
- the VRTN gene encoding vertnin, translated to MIQRHQLVQSVLQELQEATECFGLEGLTSAALEAERTLSSFSLPSYCGRQFQEELEVDRVARSLYPEDAPSNMLPLVCKGEGNHLFEAASVLLWGNPSLSLELQVRTVVEMLLHKHYYLNGMIDSKVMLQAARYSLCTEESPEMTSLPLAILEAIFDADIKATCFPGTFANMWHVYALASVLQCNIYSIYPMSNLKIRPYFNRLIRPRKCGPQTSTLHIMWSGQQLSSQVFKAQYFVAVVGLEELEPTSPPPEPPVQPVQTLELLKSDPRLTYFNLCDRYSITKSTFYRWKRQSREHRQKAATRFAAKHFLQSCFQEGNVIPLQHFRQMFPEISRSTYYAWKHEMQSMVNGGDTSAPAEAMVSRELHGDHQKKPHPDRDDAAKSEGGLRSKIPPLEPNQAGIFMQGAKSYLEKCIAMNTLVPYRCFKRSFPGISRSTYYNWRRKAIKGNPNFKPPQPPSVSQKPLVKGKAYLPFKPGNLPGRKRLNGHRPEPRSLLQLKPSLYNWRKQLRDMAKRHVQQWRLPFCKFRLRYPGFSSTAYWFWKRSSQQMNKHPLWTSSSQQQSQVISEAPGKAEPGIKPQSQMEVAPRHLDKQASVTPYNATISGYAMSERANSRMFVMDVIATAQFKAQAKLFLQQRFESKTFPTYKEFSAHFPLTARSTYYMWKRALHDGLTLVDA